ACCATCAAGGATACCGAGGATGAAAAGAGTCCGGTGTATCTTCTGCTGCCGACGGGCGAGCGGTGTAACCGTGTTCTGATCGCCGGGACGATAACGCAGAAGGACAAGGTCGGTGATCAGAATATTCTGTACCGTGCGCGTGTGTCCGATCCGACCGGGATATTCTATATCAACGCGAGTTCGTATCAGCCCGAGGCGATGCATCAGCTTGCGAAGATCGATACGGCGAATCCGTCGTTCGTGGTGGTTGTCGGAAAGCCGAATGCCTACACGAATCCTGATGGAAAGACGCTGATTTCCGTGCGTGCCGAGTCGATTCTCGTCGTAAATCAGGAAATACGCGATTTATGGGTCCAGGATGCGGCGCGATCTACCCTTGACAGAATGGATGCGCTTTTGTCGGATTCTTCGTCTGCGGATGTTCTTCTCGCGCGTGAGACATATCATTTTCCACCTGAGCACTGGAAAAAGATGGTTTTTGATGCCCTTTCGCGCATCATGCAGCTGTGATTCGATTCAATCCTTTCTTTTTTGAAACAACAATCCGGTGTGTTTATAAGCACGTTTCTCCTACATTGTTACCTCACAAACCGACTGATTCGAGAGGCAAGTTCCGGGAAAACTCCTGGGAATGTTGCTTCACTGTTTCGGTGGGTTTATAAGTGATTGGGGGTAATTATGTTACCTCGCAAGGCTCACGAACCGAGCTCCGGGATGCAGGCAAGTTGTTTGCCTGTGTTTTGTGAGTTCGGTTCGAAGACTATATAAGCATCCGATGCCGATATAGTAGAGCTGTTTAAGTGGAGGACAAAACGCGAATCATCCGGTAATGGCCGGAGTGATTGTTGGTCCTGACGTTGGAATTGTGGCGATGCGGACATTCATTGAAATGACCGCTGATTCCTTTCATACGGTTGTGTTTTTGTGATTATGTCGTAGAAACAACAACTGTGTGCCTATAAGAAAGAAAAGTAAAAAATAGTAATTCTGGTTGATCCTGCCAGAGGCCATTGCTATCAGGGTTTGACTAAGCCATGCGAGTCGAGAGGTGTAAGACCTCGGCATACTGCTCAGTAACACGTGGTTAACCTGCCCTAAGGCGGAGCATACTCCCGGGAAACTGGGGCTAATACTCCATAGTGGATATGTCCTGGAATGGTATATCCTCGAAAGATCCGTCGCCTTAGGATGGGACTGCGTCCGATTAGGTTGTTGGCGGGGTAACGGCCCACCAAGCCTTTTATCGGTACGGGTTGTGGGAGCAAGATCCCGGAGATGGATTCTGAGACATGAATCCAGGCCCTACGGGGCGCAGCAGGCGCGCAAACTTTACAATGCGAGCAATCGTGATAAGGAAACCCTGAGTGCCTGTCGATGCAGGCTGTTCATATATCTAAATCATATGTGAAGAAAGGGCAGGGCAAGACCGGTGCCAGCCGCCGCGGTAATACCGGCTGCTCGAGTGATGGCCACTATTACTGGGTTTAAAGCGTCCGTAGCTTGACTGTTAGGTCTCTTGGGAAATCTTCGCGCTCAACGTGAAGGCGTCTAAGAGATACCGGCAGTCTTGGAACTGGGAGAGGTAAACCGTACTTCGGGGGTAGGAGTGAAATCTTGTAATCCTCGAGGGACGACCTATGGCGAAGGCAGTTTACCAGAACAGCTTCGACAGTGAGGGACGAAAGCTGGGGGAGCAAACGGGATTAGATACCCCGGTAGTCCCAGCCGTAAACAATGTGCGTTAGGTGTGTCGGTAACCACGTGTTACTGATGCGCCGAAGAGAAATCGTGAAACGCACCACCTGGGAAGTACGGTCGCAAGGCTGAAACTTAAAGGAATTGGCGGGGGAGCACCACAACAGGTGGAGCCTGCGGTTTAATTGGATTCAACGCCGGACATCTCACCGGATAAGACAGCTGAATGATTGTCAATCTGAAGGTTTTACATGACTAGCTGAGAGGAGGTGCATGGCCGTCGTCAGTTCGTACTGTGAAGCATCCTGTTAAGTCAGGCAACGAGCGAGACCCACGCCGACAATTGCCAGCAGCATCTCCGGATGGCTGGGGACATTGTCGGGACCGCCTCTGCTAAAGGGGAGGAAGGAATGGGCAACGGTAGGTCAGCATGCCCCGAATTATCTGGGCTACACGCGGGCTACAATGGACGGGACAATGGGTAACAACACCGAAAGGTGCAGTCAATCTCCGAACCCCGCCCTTAGTTAGGATTGCGGGTTGCAACTCACCCGCATGAATCTGGAATCTGTAGTAATCGCGTTTCACTATAGCGCGGTGAATACGTCCCTGCTCCTTGCACACACCGCCCGTCAAACCATCCTAGTGGGGTTTGGATGAGTCCCTGGTCTTTGCCGGGGTCGAATCTAGGTTCCGTGAGGAGGGTTAAGTCGTAACAAGGTAGCCGTAGGGGAATCTGCGGCTGGATCACCTCCTAAAGAATGATCCAAACACAACCTGTATGACTGAATTAGCATGGTCATTTCAATGAACCGTACAATCGTCACAATTCCAACACATCAATATCATACTCACGCTGTATGGTTTGTTAAACAGTACATAACAAACGAATTAATATTATGTGTGAGGGGCGCGTAGCTCAGCTGGAAGAGCGCGGCGTTTGCAACGCCGAGGCCTGGGGTTCAAATCCCCACGCGTCCACTCCGTAACCGGCTGTGACAAAGTTTATCTTTGTCACCGGTTGCGGTTACCAATGCACCCGGAAACGCGAGTTACCGGGGAAGGGCCGAGAGTCATTGACTCTTTGAGGCTGTGTATAGGTTTTGCATTTGGACGTTAAATGGGTATCAGCGGAACCTTTCTTTACTGAAAGTATATTTGTCGGTATCGACACACTTTAAGAGAGACAAAGGGACCCTGGCAACAGCACATAAGCATGATGCTGCATATTCCATTTACCACAAATAATACATTGTTGTAACAAACAATCATCAAAAACAATCATCGACATACCCTTCGATGTTCCGAGCTTTGGAACATCGGAGAACAAAGAACCTGGTTCTTATGCCGGTTAGTGAATGGTTCGGTTTGAGAGCTGATGAAGGGCGTGCCAAGCAGCGAAATGCCCCGGGAAGACGCAAGGAGTCTGTGATCCGGGGATCCCCTAATAGGACCTCCCCACGATTTATCGTGAATCCGTAAGGATGGGGAACCCCCCGAAGTGAAACATCTCAGTAGGGGGAGGAAGAGAAATCAATTGAGATTACGTTAGTAGAGGCGATCGAACCCGTAATAGTCTAAACTGAATCCCGCAAGGGACATGTAGTGTATGGCCTTCAATGTGGCATGTGTTTATCTAATGAAAGTGGCTTGGAATGGCTTACCTTAGAGGGTGACAGTCCCGTACGTGGTGGTAAACACAGCTTAGAAGTGTCCTGAGTAGCGCGGGTTGGAATTCCCACGTGAATATGGGGGTCACCTAACCTCCAAGACTAAATACTCCTCAAAACCGATAGCGAAATAGTAGCGTGAGCGAAAACTGAAAAGTATCCCTGAAAAGGAAATGAAAAGTGCCTGAAACTAACCGGTGATCGTGTGTTACGGCGTGCAAGGATCTTCCGATCGAAAGAACCCGTCGCGAGGCGGTAGTATGAGATTGGTTGCCGATGTCGTAACTTACGTTTTGAAGAACGGGCCAAAGAGTGTATTCCGCTGGCGAGGTTAACCGTAAGGGCAGCCGCAGCGAAAGCGACAAGCGCGTAGTTTACCTGGCGCGGCGTACTAATAGTGCGTGGAGTCAACGGGATACGACCTGAAACCTGGTGATCTATGCCTGAGCAGGTTGAAGCGTGCCGAAAGGTGCGTGGAGGACCGCATGCGGTATTGATATGCAAATCATTCGCGTGACTTGGGTATAGGAGTGAAAGATTCATCGAACCGGGTGTCAGCTGGTTCCTCTCGAAACATGTCTAAGCATGACCTCGACCGAGAATGATAGTGAGGTAGAGCACCTATTGGGAATCCCGGGGAAGAAATTCCTCGCTTTCTTGTAAAACTCCAAACTCCCTATCTTTGTAGACGTCGGGCAGTCCGGGCTACGGGGTAAGCTTGTAGTCCGTAAGGGAGACAACCCAGACCATGGTTAATGCCCCCCAATGTAGGCTAAGTGTCAACACTGAATGAAGTCCTAGGTCAAAGACAACTGGAAGGTGAGCTCAGAAGCAGCTATCCTTTAAAAAGTGCGTAACAGCTTACCAGTCAAGATTTAGGGCGCAGAAAATGGACGGGGCTCAAGCCTACTGCAGATACCATGGCGCACGTTTTTGAACGTGATCGAGTAGAGAGGCGTCCTGTATGGGCTGAAGCAGGGGTGTAAGTTCCTGTGGACCGTATAGGAATGAGAATTTTGGCAGTAGTAGAAGCAAAGAATGGTGAGAATCCATTCCGCCGCAGGGGCTAGGTTTCCTCGGCAATGTTCGTCAGCCGAGGGTTAGTCGGTCCTAAGCTGCATCATAAGTTGAATGCAGCGAAAGGGAAACAGGTTAATATTCCTGTACCATGCGTTAATATACTGACGCATCGGGTTATGCATAGC
The sequence above is a segment of the uncultured Methanocorpusculum sp. genome. Coding sequences within it:
- a CDS encoding nucleic acid-binding protein — encoded protein: MNSNNVPNGQFMSYEREPAKRVFAAELREATKTIKDTEDEKSPVYLLLPTGERCNRVLIAGTITQKDKVGDQNILYRARVSDPTGIFYINASSYQPEAMHQLAKIDTANPSFVVVVGKPNAYTNPDGKTLISVRAESILVVNQEIRDLWVQDAARSTLDRMDALLSDSSSADVLLARETYHFPPEHWKKMVFDALSRIMQL